One part of the Pseudoalteromonas piscicida genome encodes these proteins:
- a CDS encoding polymorphic toxin type 15 domain-containing protein, producing MQQAAQEIGQRVNKALDEYQGQSPIRGVTDKPTKAKADELEPPKGNELPGAAIKRMPQHKVACFKKNDKGTVQEYDRQLEGQMKGLNNMTVKEYLDNRDAFKKIGRKGTGKAQKKAREDFKNELILKYEEKLNNSGEYFGDEAIKQAKQLASKDMKTLHALHNPDMIAGGLDEVVELGDASVNQSIGAQWNNNGFDDNGMKTTSSRVEIMDIEAKKHSLHLVPIQS from the coding sequence ATGCAACAAGCCGCCCAAGAAATCGGACAGCGAGTTAATAAAGCACTGGATGAATATCAAGGCCAATCACCAATTCGAGGCGTCACCGACAAGCCCACCAAAGCCAAAGCCGATGAATTGGAACCACCAAAAGGGAATGAGTTGCCGGGGGCAGCAATAAAACGTATGCCGCAACATAAAGTAGCTTGCTTTAAGAAGAACGATAAAGGCACTGTACAAGAATACGACCGACAGTTAGAAGGCCAAATGAAAGGGCTTAATAACATGACAGTAAAAGAATACCTTGATAATCGCGACGCTTTTAAAAAGATTGGACGAAAAGGAACTGGGAAAGCACAAAAGAAAGCAAGAGAAGACTTTAAGAACGAACTTATTTTAAAGTACGAGGAAAAGCTTAATAATAGCGGTGAGTATTTTGGAGATGAAGCCATCAAGCAAGCCAAGCAGCTCGCGAGTAAAGATATGAAAACCCTTCATGCGCTACATAACCCTGATATGATAGCGGGCGGATTAGATGAGGTCGTTGAATTAGGGGATGCAAGTGTGAACCAATCTATTGGCGCGCAATGGAATAATAACGGCTTTGACGACAACGGTATGAAGACTACATCGAGTCGAGTTGAAATAATGGATATTGAGGCAAAAAAGCACTCTCTACACTTGGTCCCGATACAAAGTTAA